The Cyclobacteriaceae bacterium DNA segment CAGCAGATCGCCAAATTCAGCAGTAGCTTTTTCTTTGTCGATTTTTTCTGCTTCCGTAGCGTTGAATTCATTTTTGAATTCACGCATTTCTTCTTCTACTTTTTCCCACACCTGCTCCTTCTTTTCCCAATCGAACCCAACGCCACGGGCTTTATCCTGTATACGAATGGCTTTTACCATGGCAGGCAGTGATTTGGGCACGCCTTCCAACACCGATTTGTTTCCTGATTTGAGTTTTATTTTTTCCCAGTTTGCTTTCACTGTTTCTTCATCGTTGGCCACTACATCGCCATAAATATGCGGGTGTCGCTCCACCAGTTTATCGCAGATGGCATTCATCACATCGGCTATATCAAATGCACCTTTCTCGGAAGCAATTCGTGCATAGAATACATTATGCAGCATCAGGTCTCCTAACTCTTTTTTCACCTCATTCAAATCACCCTCCAGAATGGCATCGGAAAGTTCGTAGGTTTCTTCAATAGTCAGGTGGCGCAGACTTTCCAGGGTTTGTTTTTTATCCCACGGGCAGTTTTCGCGCAGTTCATTCATGGTGGTGAGCAGGCGGTTAAAAGCCTCCAATTTGGATGCTCTGTTGGGGTCGGGTGTTGAAAATGGTTTTTTCATTACACGTAAACTTATCAGACAACGGTGTTGTTGTATCTTTGTGCAAGGTAAAAAATACCTGTATTCATCAATCCTGTTTTATCATGGCTGTCTTTTTACTTACCCTTAGTGTTCTGGCCCTGTTTTTTATCCTGATGTCGGTGCGTTTGATTTTCATCAAAGGCGGTGAATTCAAAGGAACCTGCGCATCGCAAAGTCCTTTTTTGAATAAGGATGGGGAGACTTGCAACTTCTGTGGCAAAACCCTCAGCGCTGCTGATCAGGCTTGCGGCAACCCGGGTGGAGAGCCCCCGGCAATGCCCAATGTGAAAAAAGTCTGATTACCGAGTCTCAAAAGCCTTTACAAAACTATCTTTGACGCAGATTTCTTAATCCGATACCTGTGTCATTAATCAAATCCATTTCCGGCATCCGGGGTACCATTGGTGGTAAACCCGGTGATAACTTAACTCCTGTTGATGTTGTAAAATTTGCAGCCGCCTATGGCAGTTGGATCATCGCGCGCAAAGGAAAAAAAGTGGTGATCGGTCGCGATGCCCGTCTTTCGGGCGAGATGGTGAGCGCGTTGGTTTGTTCTACGTTACAAGGTCTGGGATTAGATGTAATTGATCTTGGATTATCCACCACGCCAACGGTAGAAATTGCAGTGCCACTTGAAAAAGCAGGTGGAGGCATTATCCTAACCGCCAGTCATAATCCCATACAATGGAATGCGCTGAAGTTGCTGAATGAAAAAGGAGAATTTATTTCGGCTGCCGATGGGGCAGAAGTATTGCGTATTGCCGAAGCAGAAGAATTTTCATTTACTGAAGTCGGCAAACTAGGAAAGTATACCCGCAACGATTCGTACATCAAAAAACACATCGACCTGATTTTAAAAAGCAAGTGGGTGGATGTGAACGCAATCAAGAAAGCAAAGTTTACGATTGCTGTGGACGCGGTTAACTCGACCGGTGGTATTTCAGTGCCCTTGTTGTTGAAAAAACTGGGCGTGAAAAAAGTAGTGGAGTTGTACTGTGAGCCTAACGGTAAATTCCCACACAATCCTGAACCGCTTCCTGAAAATATTAAAGCCATTTGTGCTGCGGT contains these protein-coding regions:
- the mazG gene encoding nucleoside triphosphate pyrophosphohydrolase; the encoded protein is MKKPFSTPDPNRASKLEAFNRLLTTMNELRENCPWDKKQTLESLRHLTIEETYELSDAILEGDLNEVKKELGDLMLHNVFYARIASEKGAFDIADVMNAICDKLVERHPHIYGDVVANDEETVKANWEKIKLKSGNKSVLEGVPKSLPAMVKAIRIQDKARGVGFDWEKKEQVWEKVEEEMREFKNEFNATEAEKIDKEKATAEFGDLLFSLVNYARFINIDPEEALERTNKKFIKRFQYLETESAKDGKKLGEMTLDEMDVYWERAKKLAVSSGQNTI
- the glmM gene encoding phosphoglucosamine mutase; protein product: MSLIKSISGIRGTIGGKPGDNLTPVDVVKFAAAYGSWIIARKGKKVVIGRDARLSGEMVSALVCSTLQGLGLDVIDLGLSTTPTVEIAVPLEKAGGGIILTASHNPIQWNALKLLNEKGEFISAADGAEVLRIAEAEEFSFTEVGKLGKYTRNDSYIKKHIDLILKSKWVDVNAIKKAKFTIAVDAVNSTGGISVPLLLKKLGVKKVVELYCEPNGKFPHNPEPLPENIKAICAAVKKSKCHLGIVVDPDVDRLALVQEDGKPFGEEYTLVAVADYILKKKKGNTVSNLSSTRALRDVTEQAGGKYTAASVGEVNVVNVMKETKAVIGGEGNGGVIFPELHYGRDALMGIALFLSHLAKSGLKASALRKTYPDYFISKNKIELTPGIDVDAVLEAVKKKYMHEKINTADGVKIDFEASKEWVHLRKSNTEPIIRIYAESQDSKKADALAKRIMGDIRSAIDGK